One region of Spiroplasma culicicola AES-1 genomic DNA includes:
- the dxr gene encoding 1-deoxy-D-xylulose-5-phosphate reductoisomerase, which produces MKNIILFGASGNIGVQTIEILKENKDNFNLKAISIGKNDSLVESFLKEFENIEMVYSTNNLAHLKEKYENITFINDDILKLFTVKHDLTINALSGFFGLKVTLAAIEQEDILLNANKESFVVAGDLINQMLAKAKKAQIYPIDSEHCAIFQCLEENNSIERILLTASGGNFKDLTLEDTKSITLKTALKHPNWNMGAKITIDSSTMFNKAFEILEAYHLFKSKNIDVLIHPQSLVHSMVEFKDGSIKAQISIPDMKQVINYFLHYPKRTSYNALKMMDFKQLVNLEFKAIDQERFIPIKLAYECIDKGNSKAIALNAANEIAVEYFLEEKLSYFDITQIVLKIFNSTDEITYNNYEQMFEFDQKVRNQTRKMIEEVM; this is translated from the coding sequence ATGAAAAATATAATACTCTTTGGAGCTTCAGGAAATATTGGAGTTCAAACAATTGAAATTTTAAAAGAAAATAAAGATAACTTTAATTTAAAGGCAATAAGTATAGGAAAAAATGATTCACTTGTTGAATCATTTTTAAAAGAATTTGAAAATATTGAAATGGTTTATTCTACAAATAATTTAGCTCACTTAAAAGAAAAATATGAAAACATAACTTTTATCAATGATGACATTTTAAAACTATTTACAGTTAAACATGATTTAACTATTAATGCATTAAGCGGTTTTTTTGGTTTAAAAGTTACATTAGCAGCAATTGAACAAGAAGATATTTTATTAAATGCTAATAAAGAATCATTTGTAGTTGCTGGGGATTTAATTAATCAAATGCTGGCAAAAGCAAAAAAAGCACAAATTTATCCAATTGATTCAGAACATTGTGCTATTTTTCAATGTTTAGAAGAAAATAATTCAATTGAAAGAATTTTGTTAACTGCAAGTGGGGGCAATTTTAAAGATTTAACTTTAGAAGATACTAAATCAATCACTTTAAAGACAGCCTTAAAACATCCAAATTGAAATATGGGGGCCAAAATTACTATTGATAGTTCAACTATGTTTAATAAAGCTTTTGAAATTTTAGAAGCATATCACTTATTTAAAAGTAAAAACATTGATGTTTTAATTCATCCTCAATCATTAGTTCATTCTATGGTTGAATTTAAAGACGGTTCAATTAAAGCACAAATATCAATTCCAGATATGAAACAAGTTATTAATTATTTTTTACATTATCCAAAACGCACATCGTATAATGCTTTAAAAATGATGGACTTTAAACAATTGGTTAATCTTGAATTTAAAGCAATTGATCAAGAAAGATTTATTCCCATTAAATTAGCTTATGAATGTATTGATAAAGGTAATTCAAAAGCAATTGCTTTAAATGCAGCTAATGAAATTGCTGTTGAATATTTCTTAGAAGAAAAACTAAGTTATTTTGATATTACACAAATTGTTTTAAAAATATTTAATTCAACAGATGAAATAACTTACAATAATTATGAACAAATGTTTGAATTTGATCAAAAAGTGAGAAATCAAACAAGAAAAATGATTGAAGAGGTAATGTAG
- the rpmG gene encoding 50S ribosomal protein L33: MREGVILRCSVCKEENYIAKNDKRKEKIEVKKHCFKCNAHQVHKQKK, from the coding sequence ATGCGTGAAGGAGTTATCTTACGTTGTTCTGTTTGTAAAGAAGAAAATTACATTGCAAAAAACGATAAAAGAAAAGAAAAAATTGAAGTAAAAAAACATTGCTTCAAATGTAATGCACACCAAGTACATAAACAAAAAAAATAA
- a CDS encoding phosphatidate cytidylyltransferase, with product MRKNDIDNYEITDTQEITDTQEVSINRFKTKEGKSAFKVRLASAIVLLILLVGYVSSGAFYTYFNWPNIEISSYFTIIASSLLICMCLFEINRATNFNKWYHHLVTFIVILVFYLFPVKANLYNFSFYMQLNLGQWLELWQFFIFIPLILLIYFLFGFLDKNIGPQKLGLNLLISFMIVFAFKGFTIVCLNLVTFNNGTKMADFSFNTIIWIWVMIILSDSFAYIGGMAFGKTKLAPKISPKKTWEGAAIGLSCGFLFGSIYAIIFLFVAEDFRPFNYDITLMWDRGETILPILMYLLLAVAFPVIGLFGDLIFSWVKRIVGIKDYSNLIPGHGGVLDRLDSILFSWFILFFIVIFL from the coding sequence ATGAGAAAAAATGATATTGATAATTATGAAATTACAGATACTCAAGAGATTACAGATACTCAAGAAGTATCAATTAATCGTTTTAAAACAAAGGAAGGAAAAAGTGCTTTTAAAGTTAGACTTGCTTCTGCAATTGTTTTATTAATTTTGTTAGTTGGATATGTTTCAAGTGGAGCATTTTATACATATTTTAATTGACCAAATATTGAAATATCTTCATATTTTACAATCATTGCAAGTAGTTTATTAATTTGTATGTGTTTATTTGAAATAAATAGAGCAACAAATTTTAATAAGTGATATCACCATTTAGTTACATTTATTGTAATTTTGGTATTCTATTTATTTCCAGTAAAAGCAAATTTATATAATTTCTCATTTTATATGCAACTTAATTTAGGACAATGATTAGAACTATGACAATTTTTTATCTTTATTCCTTTAATTTTATTAATTTACTTCTTATTTGGGTTTTTAGACAAAAATATTGGTCCTCAAAAATTAGGTTTAAATTTATTAATCTCATTTATGATTGTTTTTGCCTTTAAAGGATTTACAATCGTGTGTTTAAATTTGGTAACATTTAACAATGGAACAAAAATGGCAGATTTTTCATTTAATACAATCATTTGAATTTGAGTAATGATTATCTTAAGTGATTCATTTGCATATATTGGCGGAATGGCATTTGGCAAAACAAAATTGGCTCCAAAAATTAGTCCTAAAAAAACTTGAGAAGGAGCTGCAATTGGATTAAGCTGTGGTTTTCTATTTGGATCAATCTATGCTATTATCTTCTTATTTGTAGCAGAAGACTTTAGACCATTTAATTATGATATTACTTTAATGTGAGATCGTGGTGAGACTATATTACCAATCTTAATGTATTTATTATTAGCAGTTGCATTTCCAGTAATTGGTTTATTTGGAGATTTAATCTTTTCATGAGTTAAAAGGATTGTGGGAATTAAAGATTATTCAAACTTAATTCCTGGACATGGTGGAGTTTTAGATAGACTTGATTCAATCCTTTTCTCTTGATTTATATTATTCTTTATTGTTATCTTCTTATAA
- the uppS gene encoding polyprenyl diphosphate synthase: MKKLEHVAIILDGNGRWAKQRHKPRTYGHKIGMENIFDTILTAIEHEVKFLTLFCFSTENWNRPKGEVDYLMKFPGDIFGKKNQQKYIDNGIKVNWIGRRSKVPLKTKNQLEDIENNTKELSTINVNIALDYGSYQEVENSFKIVFNKYYNQNKNINELTFDDIYNNLYTKESPKIDLLIRTGGEQRLSNFMLLQAAYAELYFTPTYWPDFNKDQFKLAIESYNKRDRRFGRIEE; the protein is encoded by the coding sequence GTGAAAAAGTTAGAGCATGTTGCTATCATTTTAGATGGAAATGGTAGATGAGCAAAACAAAGACATAAACCAAGAACTTATGGCCACAAAATTGGTATGGAAAATATTTTTGACACAATTTTGACAGCCATTGAACATGAAGTTAAGTTTTTAACTTTGTTTTGCTTTTCAACAGAGAATTGAAACCGCCCTAAAGGTGAAGTTGATTATTTAATGAAGTTTCCAGGAGATATTTTTGGTAAAAAAAATCAACAAAAATATATTGATAATGGAATTAAAGTTAATTGAATTGGTCGCAGAAGTAAAGTTCCTCTAAAAACAAAAAACCAGTTAGAAGATATTGAAAATAATACTAAAGAGTTATCAACAATTAATGTCAATATTGCTCTAGATTATGGTAGTTATCAAGAGGTGGAAAATAGTTTTAAAATAGTGTTTAATAAATACTATAATCAAAATAAAAATATTAATGAACTTACTTTCGATGACATATATAATAATTTATATACAAAAGAAAGTCCAAAAATTGATTTATTAATTAGGACTGGGGGAGAACAAAGATTAAGTAACTTTATGTTGCTACAGGCTGCATATGCAGAACTTTATTTCACACCAACTTATTGACCAGATTTTAATAAAGATCAATTTAAATTAGCAATAGAATCATATAATAAACGAGATCGCAGATTTGGTAGAATCGAGGAGTAA
- a CDS encoding aminopeptidase P family protein, producing MKKELLNKVLEELNADAILLYSPQNRYWFSRFNSSLGYVLYTKEKSYLFVDGRYITAARESDMLTNIDEIIEFGPVYKLINEKIKQLNIKTVVFESDWIFVAQQQSFEKNLEATMVTYNFEAIRMIKDEWEVAQIKKACDITHQVFLEVLEFTKPGMSELEIARFVSDSFLKNGASKLSFDTIVASGPNGSKPHAVPTDRKVQLGDFITLDMGCYYNGYCSDQTRTFVLGNDDNQKLKEIYQIVYEAQTLGIEAIKPGVDCLTIHKICYDYIESKGYGQYFTHGTGHGLGIEIHEEPYNSAAGNKTLAPGMCVTVEPGIYIPSIGGVRIEDDILVTNDGYQYLTTPFRELQIVK from the coding sequence ATGAAAAAAGAATTATTAAATAAAGTTTTAGAAGAACTAAATGCTGATGCAATTTTATTGTATTCACCTCAAAATCGTTATTGATTTTCAAGATTTAACTCAAGTTTAGGCTATGTTTTATATACTAAAGAAAAAAGTTATTTATTTGTTGATGGAAGATATATTACTGCTGCACGTGAAAGTGATATGTTAACAAATATTGATGAAATTATTGAATTTGGTCCAGTTTATAAATTAATTAATGAAAAAATTAAACAATTAAACATTAAAACTGTAGTTTTTGAATCTGATTGAATCTTTGTAGCTCAACAACAATCATTTGAAAAAAACTTAGAAGCAACAATGGTTACTTATAATTTTGAAGCAATTCGAATGATTAAAGATGAATGAGAGGTTGCCCAAATTAAAAAAGCGTGCGATATTACTCATCAAGTATTTTTAGAAGTATTAGAATTTACAAAACCAGGAATGAGTGAACTTGAAATTGCAAGATTTGTTTCAGATAGTTTCTTAAAAAATGGAGCATCAAAATTAAGTTTTGATACAATTGTTGCTTCAGGTCCTAATGGAAGTAAACCTCATGCAGTACCTACTGATAGAAAAGTACAATTGGGAGATTTTATTACTCTTGACATGGGATGTTATTATAATGGGTATTGTTCAGATCAAACAAGAACATTTGTTTTAGGAAATGATGATAATCAAAAATTAAAAGAAATTTATCAAATAGTTTATGAAGCACAAACTTTAGGAATTGAAGCAATTAAACCTGGAGTTGATTGTTTGACAATCCACAAAATTTGCTATGACTATATTGAATCAAAAGGATATGGTCAATATTTTACACACGGGACAGGACATGGATTGGGAATTGAAATTCATGAAGAACCTTATAATTCAGCTGCTGGAAATAAAACTTTAGCACCTGGAATGTGTGTTACAGTTGAACCAGGAATTTATATTCCTTCAATTGGGGGAGTTAGAATTGAAGATGATATTTTAGTTACAAATGATGGATATCAATATTTAACAACTCCATTTAGAGAGTTGCAAATTGTAAAGTAA
- the rseP gene encoding RIP metalloprotease RseP gives MSAGMITLGFFVGILILLILITLHEFGHFIIAKLSKAYVYEFAIGFGPRIFVFKGKETWLSIRAFPLGGYCSIASDKVDPPAEREDEIVPKERMMDYIARWKKLLFILFGPLMNLFIAIFLFTTIFAVTQVKPNDMSFYGATYNKDMIAYKLIDQKVNKHSEAKIEIDQSYVIWGWTLYSNTEILFDNICQQNNSECGPKINELDNKQAATYEKTVYNFLDHLQLGKDKENVSIKFAFRQVDRFTGKVIDQEVQITEQSTQADYKGGESIGIAAPTRYFANAGQAYLAGWKETFTQSLTIIKSFGMLFTGNITQLQGPVGVAGQTATMLANGQQFFMYVAMLSANLFILNMIFIPPLDGYKVLETIIEMIIRKELPQKYKIIVYSAGAILFLSLFVLITIFDFIL, from the coding sequence ATGAGTGCAGGAATGATAACTTTAGGTTTTTTTGTAGGAATACTTATTCTTTTAATTTTAATTACATTACATGAATTTGGTCATTTTATCATTGCAAAACTATCAAAAGCTTATGTTTATGAATTTGCAATTGGTTTTGGTCCAAGAATCTTTGTTTTTAAAGGAAAAGAAACTTGATTATCAATTAGAGCATTTCCACTTGGAGGATATTGCTCAATTGCATCTGATAAAGTAGATCCCCCAGCTGAACGTGAAGATGAAATAGTTCCTAAAGAAAGAATGATGGATTATATTGCAAGATGAAAGAAATTGCTTTTCATTTTATTTGGTCCATTAATGAATCTTTTTATTGCTATCTTTTTATTTACAACTATTTTTGCAGTTACACAAGTTAAACCTAATGACATGAGTTTTTATGGTGCCACTTACAATAAGGATATGATTGCTTATAAATTAATTGACCAAAAGGTAAATAAACATAGTGAAGCCAAAATTGAGATTGATCAAAGTTATGTAATTTGGGGATGAACCTTATATTCTAATACAGAGATTTTATTTGATAATATTTGTCAACAAAACAATTCTGAATGTGGTCCAAAAATAAATGAACTTGATAATAAACAAGCCGCTACTTATGAAAAAACAGTTTATAACTTTTTAGATCATTTACAATTGGGAAAAGATAAAGAAAATGTATCAATCAAATTTGCTTTTAGACAAGTAGATAGATTTACTGGAAAAGTAATTGATCAAGAAGTTCAAATAACTGAACAATCAACTCAAGCAGATTATAAAGGTGGAGAATCAATCGGAATTGCTGCTCCAACTCGCTATTTTGCAAATGCAGGACAAGCATATTTAGCTGGATGAAAAGAAACTTTTACTCAATCTTTAACAATTATTAAATCATTTGGTATGCTCTTTACTGGAAATATTACACAACTACAAGGACCAGTTGGAGTTGCAGGTCAAACTGCAACAATGTTAGCTAATGGACAACAGTTTTTTATGTATGTTGCAATGCTAAGTGCTAACTTATTTATTTTAAATATGATCTTTATTCCACCACTTGATGGCTATAAAGTTCTTGAAACTATTATTGAAATGATTATTAGAAAAGAGTTACCTCAAAAATACAAAATCATTGTTTATTCTGCTGGAGCAATTCTATTTTTAAGTTTATTTGTTTTAATTACTATATTTGATTTTATACTTTAA